The genomic region AGCCTTCTGGGCGACCTCGACCTGGGTCGCGGGTGCGGCGTCGGCAGGGCCGATCATGGCACCCATCGCGCCGAGAGCAGCTACGGCGACAGCTGTGGCCTTCAGAGACAGACGCATGACTTCCCATCTTTCACCTGGCTAGATCGCCTCATCCAAGCCCGGCGGCACCGCTACAGAAAGATCATTTCTGGTCATGGTCATGGTCATGGTCGCGGCCGTGGCCGCCGTAGCCATGGCCGCTTCAGCCGTGGCCGTGGACGGCTGCCCCACCGTCTCCATCGCCACCGCTCCAGAACGTCATGGTTCGCCCCTCTGCATGACGTCCCCGTCCTGGCGAATTGCCGTGCAGACCACGATGTGCGTGCCGGAGCTCCAAGCGCCCTGGCCCACCCAGGAGGCGGCCTTGTACAACTTCGGGTCGTAGGCGTAGGCCTTGGGCGGTACGTTCTTCGCGCAGGCCTCGTTGGCCTGGTTCCGCGCCTGGGCCAGGGTCGTATCCGGGCTCATCCGAAAGAAATCGAGCACCTGCTCGTCGTGCGGGCCGTTGCACGAGACCAGCTTGACGCTCTCGGCGGAGACCCCGTCGAGGCAGTCCCCCTTCTGCATGGTGGCCGTGTCGGTGAACACCATGCCCAGCCTGCGGTAGTCCCCGAGCGGGCCGTACAACACTTCGCCACGTGCGCCCAGCAGCAGACAGGCCGTACGCCGTCCGGCAGCCTCGAAGCCCTTCCAGGTCGGGACAACGGCGTACGAGCGTACGTCCGCGAGCTTGGCGCGGGTTCCCTCAGTCCGTTGCTCACACCGCTTGGGGCCCGTCAGTTGCGCCTCCGCGGCGGTTCCGGCCTCGACCATCGCCATCACCTGCCCGGACGTCTGGCCGCTGAGGCACTGCACGACCTCGAGTCCGAGTTCGCTCGTGAAGGAGGTGCCCTCCCAGTTGGCGTGGACGCAGTCGCCGGCCTTGAGCGGCTCGGTGAGAGTGGCGACCTCCCCGTACGGTGTCCCGTCGCCCGATCGCTGGTGCGGCACGGCGAACCAGACACCGCCAAGCGTCAGGGCCACTCCGAGCGCCGCCGCCACAACGCCCCGCCACATGGCAGTCCATTCGAGGGGGAGTTCGGGCCGGGCGGGTGCGCGGCCCAGGGTCTCAGCGCCGCTGCACGGCCGCGGCTCCGAGATCTCGGCATATGGCCGCCGAAGCATTTCGGGAACCAAAGGCGGCTCTTGATACTCGCGATAGTCGTGATACTCGTGTTCTTCGAGCGCCTCATGTGGGGAGGTGGCCCAGTCGATTCCGACTGCGGGCTTTCCCTCTGGAAGTGGCCGCGCCGCCGCTTTGAACGAGTCTTCACTCGGCAGGGCAAAAGGGCGGTTCAAGTCCACGCCCAACAGGCCCGCCGCTACACGGCGATGCAAAGGAAATTTATCGAACTGCCTTGCTGGGACGGGAAGATGGACTTCGCCTTCGGGCACACCGAGGAGATTCATCAGTACTCGTCGCCGCAGGTTCGTCTTCACTGGCCGCCTCCGGGACCAGTCGTTTCGAGGGCGGTTCCTTGCGCGGGGGAGTTGCCGGTTTCGGGGGCGGGCATCGTTGGGCCGGTGACAAGCCGCGCGACTTGAGGGGAAGCACCCAGCTGAGCCAGCATCGCTGGGGCGCAGACGCCCAGTGCCACCGCCGCGTAGGCTCCGCTGATCTGTCCACTGGTTCCGAAGAGCAATGCCGCGCCGGCTCCGATGGCAGAGCGTAGGACGGCAAGGCATGTGTGGGCGGCTGCGTCCAAGTAAAGCCGCAGAGTCGGGGGCTTTGCGCGGCGTCGGCCACTTGGAGTGCGGCGTGCCGCTTGCCATTCCGTGCATCTGCGGAACACGGCGAGCATTTCGACACTCAGGCCTCCCGCAGCACCGAACATGGCAAATTGCCACCAACTCATCATGACCCCCGCTACTGACAGGTGCTCAGATGCCCCGCTATCTGGTCGCCGTACAGCATCCCTACTCGGTCGGCGGATCGAGCGCCAGCCCTAAACGGCCACCGGCCCCAAATGGCCGCCAGCCCTAAACGGCGGCCAGCCCTGAGCGGCCGCCAGCCCTGAGCGGCTCGGAGACCGCAGCTGTGGAATCGCCCGAATGAAATGGCCGGGGTCCACCAGGATCCCCGTCCGACGTCACCGTTGTGGCAGTCGGACCGTGAACACCGAGCCGAGGCCCGGGGCGCTTGCCGCCGAGACCGTTCCGTCGTGCGCCTCCGTCAGTTTGCGGGCGATGGCCAGGCCGAGGCCGCTTCCGCCGGTCTGCCGGTTGCGGGACTTGTCGGCCCGCCAGAAACGGTCGAAGACATGGTCCAGGTCCGCCGGATCGATTCCGGTCCCGGAGTCGGCGACCTCCACGACCAGGTCGTCGCCCTCCATGCGGGACCGCAGAACGACGGAGCCACCGTCCGGCGTGTGCCTGACCGCGTTGGACACGAGGTTGCCGATCACCTGGCGCAGCCGCACCCGGTCGGCACGCACTTCAAGTTTCTCGACGGCCTCGATCGTCAGGCCTACGCCGGCCAGGTCGGCGGTACCGCGGTGGGCCGCCGTCACCTGTTCGAGCAGCTCAGCGACGTGCAGCGGTTCACAGTGCAGCACGAGCCTCCCGGCATCGGCGGCCGCGAGATCGCGCAGGTCGTCGATGACGTGCTGCAGCAGTACCGCCTCGTCCAGGAGGAGCGCCAGCAGTTCCGGGTTCGCCGGGGTGAGGCCGTCCTGGGCCGCCTCCAGCCAGCTGCGGATGTTGGTCAGCGGGGTGCGCAGCTCGTGCGCCACGTCGTTGACCATCGACTTGCGCAGCTGTTCGAGCTCCTGTCTGCGTTCGGCGAGGTCGTTGAACGCCGCGGAGAGAAGGCCGATCTCGTCGTTCGCCGTCACCGGGACCCGTACGGCCTCGTCGGCGGGGCGCTGGGCCGCCCGGATCAGGGCGCGCAGCGGACGGACCAGCCGTCTGCCCACGAGCGTGGTCACGGTGGCGGCGACGGCGAGGACCAGAGCCGCGGCCCCGACGATCCGCAGGGTGCTCCCCGTGGACAGCCGCAGACCCGACGCCTCCGGAGCGCTGCGGTCACCGACGAACAGCAGCGCAGGGGGCGAGACGTAGGACCGGAGCTGCTGGCGCCGGGCGTCGTTGACGCACTCCTGGGCCGCGCGCTCCGAGTTCTCGGGACCGGTTCCGTGGGAGAACCAGGAAAAGTCCGCGTAGACGTCGAGCTCCGCTCTGCCCTGCTGCCTCATGCACTTCGTGGCGAGGTCGCTCACCTGCTCCACCGCCAGCGACTCCGACCGCAGGGGTATCGCCAGAGTGGAGGGATCGCATGACTTGTCCCCCCTGTGGTCGGTGACGAGGCGGGCCGGCAGGACTTTGGGGCGCCCGCTGGGCAGCTTGGTGATCTTGGCGTCGATTCCCTTCCCGCGCAGGCACCGGACGATCATGTCGGCCGTCCGCCGCAGTTCCTCCCGGTCCTTCGCCTCCAGGAGGTACGGGCCCACGGCGCGCGGATCGATCGGGCCGGCGTCGGACAGGACAGGGTCGAGCCGCAGCGGGTCGACCTGCGCGGTCGGCCGGTACGGAAGCCGGACGGCCTTTCCGTCTCTGTCCGAACCGGAACCGGCGATGCGGGTGCGTGCCTGGGTGGTCACCGTAACGGGCCTGCCGGTGCGTTTCGCGAGGGCGGCGACGAGTTCCTGCACTCCGCCCCAGTCGGAGTGTGTCGCCGCGTAGCCGATCAGGGCGTCGTAGACCCGGGTGTCGTCCTCCAGGGACTGCCCCTGTTGCGTGCGGATCGCCCGCGTCGTGGTCGTGACGGCGAGCCAGGTCGTGGCGGCCACCGCGCAGACGGCGACCAGCAGCGAGGCGGTGAGCAGGCGGGTGAACAGGCTGCCGCGCAGCGGGACCCTAGCGCGGGCCACGCGGGTCCTCCACGGCGGCGGGCCCCGGGGTCAGCTTGTAGCCGACCCCGT from Streptomyces sp. NBC_00878 harbors:
- a CDS encoding HAMP domain-containing sensor histidine kinase; the protein is MIVRCLRGKGIDAKITKLPSGRPKVLPARLVTDHRGDKSCDPSTLAIPLRSESLAVEQVSDLATKCMRQQGRAELDVYADFSWFSHGTGPENSERAAQECVNDARRQQLRSYVSPPALLFVGDRSAPEASGLRLSTGSTLRIVGAAALVLAVAATVTTLVGRRLVRPLRALIRAAQRPADEAVRVPVTANDEIGLLSAAFNDLAERRQELEQLRKSMVNDVAHELRTPLTNIRSWLEAAQDGLTPANPELLALLLDEAVLLQHVIDDLRDLAAADAGRLVLHCEPLHVAELLEQVTAAHRGTADLAGVGLTIEAVEKLEVRADRVRLRQVIGNLVSNAVRHTPDGGSVVLRSRMEGDDLVVEVADSGTGIDPADLDHVFDRFWRADKSRNRQTGGSGLGLAIARKLTEAHDGTVSAASAPGLGSVFTVRLPQR
- a CDS encoding septum formation family protein yields the protein MLRRPYAEISEPRPCSGAETLGRAPARPELPLEWTAMWRGVVAAALGVALTLGGVWFAVPHQRSGDGTPYGEVATLTEPLKAGDCVHANWEGTSFTSELGLEVVQCLSGQTSGQVMAMVEAGTAAEAQLTGPKRCEQRTEGTRAKLADVRSYAVVPTWKGFEAAGRRTACLLLGARGEVLYGPLGDYRRLGMVFTDTATMQKGDCLDGVSAESVKLVSCNGPHDEQVLDFFRMSPDTTLAQARNQANEACAKNVPPKAYAYDPKLYKAASWVGQGAWSSGTHIVVCTAIRQDGDVMQRGEP